A window of Ignavibacterium sp. contains these coding sequences:
- a CDS encoding nucleoside transporter C-terminal domain-containing protein — translation MVESLFRGIIGIFVLIGIAFLLSNNKKKISWRLVIAGLSIQLVFALFILKGEELRKFFFILGWPKDFFNGVSYIFVLILNFTTEGAKFVFGNLALAPGSENSLGFFFAFQVLPTIIFFASLMSILYYLGVMQRIVQAMAWVMAKLMGTSGAESLSCTANIFVGQTEAPLMIKPYIEKMTKSEILTVMVGGMATIAGGVMAAYIQILGSAYSVSHGIPLIEAQKLFATQLLGASVMAAPAAMVIAKILFPETSEPLTKGTVKVEVEKTAGNIIEAAANGAGDGLKLALNVGAMLIAFIALIALINYLLNGLGDIVGINEYLKTTFGSPLSFQLIIGLILQVVAFGIGVPWHDALTFGSLLGTKIVLNEFVAYSEMGTLIETGKLVTDKSILMLTYALCGFANFSSIAIQIGGLGPIAPSRKSDIAALGIKAVIGGVMATLMTATLAGLFFAG, via the coding sequence ATAGTAGAATCATTATTTCGCGGCATCATCGGAATTTTTGTTTTGATTGGAATTGCTTTCCTTCTTTCAAATAATAAAAAGAAAATTAGCTGGAGGTTGGTAATTGCAGGATTATCAATTCAATTAGTCTTTGCTCTTTTTATTCTTAAAGGTGAAGAGCTTAGAAAATTTTTCTTCATTCTTGGTTGGCCCAAAGATTTTTTCAATGGAGTTAGCTACATATTTGTCCTGATACTTAATTTCACAACAGAAGGAGCGAAATTTGTTTTCGGAAATCTTGCTCTGGCTCCTGGCTCAGAAAATTCTCTGGGATTTTTCTTCGCATTTCAGGTTTTGCCTACAATAATTTTCTTTGCATCGTTGATGTCCATTCTCTACTATCTCGGAGTAATGCAACGAATTGTTCAGGCAATGGCATGGGTAATGGCAAAGTTGATGGGCACAAGTGGTGCCGAATCACTTTCCTGTACTGCCAATATTTTCGTCGGACAGACAGAAGCACCTTTGATGATTAAACCGTACATCGAAAAGATGACCAAAAGTGAAATTCTAACTGTTATGGTTGGTGGAATGGCTACGATTGCTGGTGGAGTTATGGCAGCTTACATACAAATTCTTGGAAGTGCTTATTCGGTTTCTCACGGAATTCCTTTAATCGAAGCGCAAAAATTATTTGCCACACAACTTCTTGGTGCAAGTGTTATGGCAGCTCCCGCTGCAATGGTTATTGCCAAGATTTTGTTCCCCGAAACATCAGAACCATTAACCAAAGGTACAGTAAAAGTTGAAGTTGAAAAGACCGCAGGAAATATTATTGAAGCTGCGGCAAATGGTGCTGGCGACGGACTTAAACTTGCTCTGAATGTTGGTGCAATGCTTATTGCTTTCATCGCTTTGATTGCTTTGATTAATTATCTGCTTAACGGTTTAGGAGATATTGTCGGAATTAATGAATATCTAAAAACTACTTTTGGAAGCCCGTTAAGTTTTCAACTTATAATTGGGTTGATTCTTCAGGTTGTAGCATTTGGAATTGGTGTCCCCTGGCACGATGCTCTTACTTTCGGAAGCTTATTGGGAACAAAGATTGTTCTCAATGAATTTGTTGCTTATTCCGAAATGGGAACATTAATTGAAACAGGTAAACTTGTTACCGATAAATCTATTCTTATGCTTACTTATGCGTTATGTGGATTTGCAAATTTCAGTTCGATAGCAATTCAGATTGGAGGACTTGGTCCGATTGCACCAAGCAGAAAATCAGATATTGCTGCTCTGGGAATTAAAGCTGTAATTGGTGGTGTTATGGCAACATTAATGACTGCTACTTTAGCCGGACTTTTCTTCGCAGGTTGA
- a CDS encoding T9SS type A sorting domain-containing protein, with the protein MDYDGQYVFSNTVEVEVNPPLTFALEQNYPNPFNPSTLIKYSLAKDAMVNISVYNAIGEKVATLVNGLQQAGRYEVNFDGGNLTSGVYFYSIEAGEASKQ; encoded by the coding sequence ATTGATTATGATGGTCAGTATGTATTTTCAAATACTGTTGAAGTCGAAGTAAATCCTCCACTTACATTTGCACTTGAGCAGAATTATCCAAATCCATTCAATCCTTCAACATTGATTAAATATTCGCTTGCCAAAGATGCAATGGTTAATATATCTGTTTATAATGCAATTGGTGAAAAGGTTGCAACACTTGTTAACGGATTGCAGCAGGCAGGCAGATATGAAGTTAACTTCGATGGCGGTAATCTCACAAGCGGAGTTTACTTCTACTCAATAGAAGCAGGCGAAGCTTCAAAGCAGTAA
- the cdd gene encoding cytidine deaminase → MDYKLLVQKAIEAKQNAYAPYSNFRVGAALLTDDDQIITGCNVEVSSYSLTICAERNAIFQAYSDGRKKFKAIAVAADTKNYISPCGACRQVISDLCGNIDVILINGNNEYQVLKANDLLPFAFSDKELNNRK, encoded by the coding sequence ATGGATTACAAGTTACTCGTTCAAAAAGCAATTGAAGCCAAACAAAATGCTTACGCACCATATTCCAATTTCAGAGTTGGTGCTGCATTATTAACCGATGATGACCAAATAATAACTGGTTGTAATGTAGAAGTAAGTTCTTACAGTCTTACAATTTGTGCAGAAAGAAATGCAATCTTTCAGGCATATTCAGACGGAAGAAAAAAATTTAAAGCAATAGCTGTTGCAGCAGATACAAAAAACTATATCTCGCCTTGCGGAGCTTGCCGACAAGTAATTTCAGACCTCTGCGGAAATATTGATGTAATACTTATAAATGGAAATAATGAATATCAGGTTTTGAAAGCAAATGATTTACTTCCGTTTGCGTTCAGCGATAAAGAATTAAATAACAGGAAATAA
- a CDS encoding purine-nucleoside phosphorylase yields MRINLNLKYESLIKFFANENLPSPDIAIVLGSGLGDFANRLESKKVYRTSELPGYPPSTIVGHEGKIHISEKYGKNVLLFQGRIHFYEGYKISECVLPVFIAHKLGCKKIILTNASGGINPNFAPGDLMLANSLNGIFIKKELTHLIGLSSLEAKNFLLTLEQNSLTKLIKIAANEVGVDIKQGTYIYAKGPSYETPAEIQFFKKFGADAVGMSTVHEAIFSTYLGMETAVISCITNLAAGISDKKLSHAEVTETAEKVKEKFSLLLESVIKSI; encoded by the coding sequence ATGAGAATAAATCTCAATCTTAAGTACGAATCACTGATTAAATTCTTTGCAAATGAAAATCTGCCATCACCTGATATTGCAATAGTTCTTGGCAGTGGACTCGGTGATTTTGCAAATCGTTTGGAGTCAAAAAAAGTCTATCGCACTTCCGAATTGCCTGGTTATCCTCCATCAACAATAGTTGGGCACGAAGGGAAAATTCACATCTCTGAAAAGTATGGTAAGAATGTTTTATTATTTCAGGGAAGAATTCATTTTTACGAAGGATATAAAATAAGTGAATGTGTACTACCGGTTTTCATCGCCCACAAATTAGGATGTAAGAAAATAATCTTAACCAATGCTTCCGGTGGAATTAATCCAAATTTTGCTCCCGGTGATTTAATGCTCGCAAATTCGCTTAACGGAATTTTCATCAAGAAAGAACTTACTCACTTGATTGGATTAAGTTCTCTTGAAGCAAAAAATTTTTTATTAACTCTTGAGCAAAATTCATTAACTAAATTGATTAAAATTGCTGCCAATGAAGTTGGAGTTGATATTAAACAAGGCACTTACATTTATGCTAAAGGTCCGTCATACGAAACTCCAGCCGAAATTCAATTCTTCAAAAAGTTTGGAGCTGATGCAGTTGGAATGTCAACCGTTCACGAAGCAATTTTTTCAACTTACCTTGGAATGGAAACAGCAGTGATTTCCTGCATCACAAATCTTGCAGCAGGAATTTCAGATAAAAAGCTGTCACACGCTGAAGTGACGGAAACTGCAGAAAAAGTAAAAGAAAAATTTTCGCTGCTGCTCGAAAGTGTAATTAAATCAATTTAA
- the secD gene encoding protein translocase subunit SecD: protein MKEYRFRIIIILAAIALSIYLLYPTYLDYQNNKHIQSVVEQKKQEILKQNPQISKSDLEELLTIVEDSIKQSDPSIVENRLKRLKLGLDLQGGMRVVLEVNTAKLLEKLANNPDQVFNSTLAEAKKEAETSDESVVEIIARKLQQKGIRLSRYFGTVRQDDAEIIAQLKKDSEDAVTRAMEIIRNRVDQYGVSEPSIQRQGSRRIIVELPGIAKEEEAKQLLQGTALLEFRLVKDPDFTYQIMERIDKALAKVLAAGNDSLLAELSDTTKKADTTAAADTTQKQLTEEEFRQQHPFFSVALLDPQGRSADAFVKEDDRNKIQRWLSLPEVKKEIPDNVEFVFSAKPVSTTQDGKKVYFMYLVNRQPELTGGVVTNAVATLDPNSSAPIVNMEMNSEGAVEWARITGANIGKRIAIMLDGKVFSAPVVRGKIPGGRSQIEGMENLDEAKLLEIVLKAGALPAPVDVIEERIVGPSLGEDSVQGGLNSALFGYLAVAVFMIIYYRQSGSIAAAVLILTILFILSVLAGFKATLTLPGIAGIVLTIGMAVDANVLIFERMREELATGKTLKASIDSGFSKAMSAIIDSNITTFFTGIILYQFGTGPVQGFALTLMIGIASTLFSALVISRLIFDYLASKGAKISIG from the coding sequence ATGAAAGAGTACAGATTCAGGATAATAATAATTCTTGCTGCAATTGCTCTTAGTATTTATCTGTTATATCCAACCTATTTGGATTATCAGAACAACAAACACATTCAAAGTGTTGTTGAACAGAAAAAGCAGGAAATCCTTAAACAAAACCCTCAAATTTCCAAAAGTGATTTGGAAGAATTACTCACAATAGTTGAAGACAGCATCAAACAATCCGATCCTTCAATTGTTGAAAACAGACTAAAAAGATTAAAACTCGGACTTGATTTGCAAGGCGGTATGCGTGTCGTACTTGAAGTGAACACTGCAAAACTTCTTGAAAAACTTGCAAATAATCCCGATCAGGTTTTCAATTCTACTCTTGCTGAAGCAAAAAAAGAAGCTGAAACATCCGATGAATCAGTTGTTGAAATTATTGCACGAAAACTTCAGCAGAAAGGAATAAGATTAAGCAGATACTTTGGTACCGTAAGACAGGATGATGCAGAAATTATCGCTCAGTTGAAAAAAGATTCTGAAGATGCTGTAACCCGTGCAATGGAAATCATCAGAAACAGAGTTGACCAATACGGTGTTTCTGAACCATCAATTCAAAGACAGGGTTCACGAAGAATTATTGTTGAATTACCCGGCATAGCCAAAGAAGAAGAAGCTAAACAACTTTTACAAGGAACTGCTTTACTCGAATTCCGTTTGGTTAAAGATCCTGATTTCACTTATCAGATAATGGAAAGAATTGATAAAGCTTTGGCAAAAGTATTAGCAGCCGGTAACGATTCTTTATTAGCAGAATTATCAGACACGACAAAAAAAGCCGACACAACTGCTGCAGCCGATACAACTCAAAAACAATTGACTGAAGAAGAATTCAGACAGCAGCATCCTTTCTTTTCTGTGGCTTTACTCGATCCGCAAGGCAGAAGCGCCGATGCATTTGTGAAAGAAGATGACAGAAATAAAATTCAGAGATGGTTATCATTACCCGAAGTAAAAAAAGAAATTCCTGATAATGTTGAGTTTGTTTTCTCCGCAAAACCTGTAAGTACAACTCAGGATGGTAAAAAAGTTTATTTTATGTACCTGGTGAACAGACAACCTGAATTAACAGGTGGAGTAGTTACAAATGCAGTCGCAACACTTGACCCAAACAGTTCAGCACCAATTGTTAATATGGAAATGAATTCAGAAGGTGCTGTTGAATGGGCAAGAATTACCGGAGCTAATATCGGAAAAAGAATTGCAATAATGCTTGACGGAAAAGTTTTTTCTGCTCCTGTTGTAAGAGGAAAGATACCCGGTGGAAGATCTCAGATTGAAGGTATGGAAAATCTTGATGAAGCAAAGTTGTTAGAAATTGTCCTTAAAGCTGGTGCGCTCCCTGCACCTGTTGATGTAATTGAAGAAAGAATAGTTGGACCTTCTCTAGGTGAAGATTCTGTACAAGGAGGATTAAACTCTGCATTATTCGGATATCTTGCAGTTGCAGTATTTATGATTATTTACTACAGACAATCAGGTTCAATTGCTGCTGCAGTTTTAATTCTCACTATACTTTTTATACTCAGTGTTTTAGCAGGATTCAAAGCAACACTTACATTACCTGGTATTGCTGGTATCGTGTTGACAATCGGAATGGCGGTGGATGCTAATGTACTTATTTTCGAAAGAATGAGAGAGGAATTAGCAACCGGAAAAACGCTCAAGGCATCAATTGACAGTGGTTTTTCAAAAGCTATGTCTGCGATTATTGACTCAAATATTACAACATTCTTTACAGGAATAATTCTCTATCAGTTTGGAACCGGACCTGTACAAGGATTTGCACTTACGCTTATGATTGGTATTGCTTCAACATTATTCAGTGCATTGGTTATTTCCAGATTAATTTTTGATTATCTCGCATCGAAAGGTGCAAAAATCTCTATCGGTTAA
- a CDS encoding T9SS type A sorting domain-containing protein has protein sequence MKIFSEQRKFLMFFFLILFFVSRILTAQPYGLNCTVEANGSTGIESCSFYVNGSYNLEINAYNIVAPCEYGGWVWYACSLYVKVNGVTVSRTNTWLGQYAPWYYWSDFFKVNNRDYVEINLVYETINFCVGNPIYPNKLTVIDGIHMGGGGPPIENLVKSQSLSHLPGEFSLKQNYPNPFNPSTVIQYSINTKQSVNLTVFDVLGNEVAILVNEFKEPGIHSVEFNASDLSNGIYYYKLSAGDFVDVKKMILVK, from the coding sequence ATGAAAATATTTTCAGAGCAAAGGAAATTCCTAATGTTTTTCTTTCTGATTCTTTTTTTCGTAAGTAGAATCTTAACAGCACAGCCATACGGTTTAAATTGTACTGTTGAAGCAAATGGTTCTACTGGCATTGAATCTTGCAGTTTTTACGTTAATGGTTCTTATAATTTGGAAATTAATGCCTATAACATTGTTGCTCCATGCGAATACGGGGGATGGGTATGGTATGCCTGCAGCCTTTATGTCAAGGTTAACGGTGTTACAGTGAGTCGCACAAATACTTGGTTAGGACAGTATGCCCCTTGGTATTATTGGAGTGATTTTTTTAAGGTAAACAATCGGGATTATGTAGAGATTAATTTGGTTTATGAAACGATAAACTTTTGCGTTGGAAATCCAATATATCCTAATAAATTAACAGTTATTGATGGAATTCATATGGGCGGCGGAGGCCCGCCAATTGAAAATTTAGTTAAATCCCAATCCTTATCTCACTTACCAGGGGAATTTTCACTAAAGCAGAATTATCCAAATCCATTTAATCCTTCGACTGTTATTCAATATTCAATAAACACAAAGCAGTCAGTTAATTTAACAGTTTTCGATGTGTTAGGTAATGAAGTAGCTATACTTGTCAATGAATTCAAAGAGCCAGGTATTCACAGTGTTGAATTTAATGCTTCTGATCTTTCAAATGGAATTTATTATTATAAGCTTTCAGCCGGTGACTTTGTTGATGTAAAAAAAATGATTCTAGTCAAATAG
- a CDS encoding glycosyltransferase, protein MTSLILIGLKRVFQQTPGTTTSFQNISIIIPFKNEQENISDLLNALKNLDYPSDKYEVIFVDDNSSDDSTKLLNQNLIDNYKVVFASDKKYPGKKGVIDIGIQNSKFDIIAITDADCEPESNWLKSISNKIDDGNDIVFGYSPLRKGKSLISKISSYENFRNYILYFSSVGFGIPYSATSRSIAFIKEVYYRLNGYSKTLETLSGDDDLFLREAVKQKLKIATFRNGNDLVHSKASKSFKEYFNRKSRHLKTSHHYLLKHKIMLAFWHSVNIFSLYSILLIPFSNWFLFPFVIKMILDIVATQTVQSKLTRDFKWNEILYLQPVYETLLIVNFINSVFRKDKWK, encoded by the coding sequence ATGACATCTTTAATCCTTATAGGACTCAAGAGAGTTTTTCAACAGACTCCAGGAACCACTACTTCATTTCAAAACATTTCTATAATAATTCCATTCAAAAACGAACAAGAGAACATTTCTGATTTGTTGAATGCATTAAAGAATCTTGATTACCCTTCGGATAAATACGAAGTGATTTTTGTTGATGATAATTCTTCGGACGATTCAACAAAGTTACTGAACCAAAATTTGATTGATAACTATAAAGTTGTTTTTGCATCAGATAAAAAATATCCGGGCAAGAAAGGTGTAATTGATATTGGAATACAAAATTCAAAGTTTGATATAATTGCAATTACTGATGCGGATTGTGAACCTGAATCGAATTGGCTAAAATCAATATCAAACAAAATTGATGATGGGAATGATATTGTGTTTGGCTATTCACCACTTAGAAAAGGAAAAAGTCTGATTAGCAAAATTTCGTCATACGAAAATTTCAGAAATTATATTTTATATTTTTCATCTGTAGGGTTCGGAATTCCTTATTCAGCAACTTCAAGAAGTATTGCTTTCATAAAAGAAGTTTATTACAGATTAAATGGCTATTCAAAAACACTTGAAACTCTGAGCGGCGATGATGATTTATTTTTAAGGGAAGCAGTAAAACAAAAATTGAAGATAGCGACTTTCAGAAATGGGAATGATCTTGTTCATTCTAAAGCTTCAAAATCTTTCAAAGAATATTTTAACAGAAAAAGCAGGCATCTGAAAACTTCACATCATTATCTTCTGAAGCATAAGATTATGCTTGCATTCTGGCATTCAGTAAATATTTTCTCTTTATACTCAATCTTGCTGATTCCATTTTCAAATTGGTTCCTGTTCCCTTTCGTCATAAAGATGATTCTGGATATTGTAGCTACACAAACTGTTCAATCAAAATTAACAAGAGATTTTAAGTGGAATGAAATCCTCTATCTCCAACCGGTTTATGAAACACTTTTAATTGTAAATTTTATCAATTCAGTTTTCAGAAAGGATAAATGGAAATAA
- a CDS encoding class I SAM-dependent methyltransferase, with translation MEIIKTLPVWLDKTHPNFIRWERARNISVERGKFVKLILEQHCELRNLTILDLGSGEGGTSKVLSDNNFVISTDINLFRLRRQKENFRLRKSFQANAIELPFADSTFDLVIIQDVIEHIENLHQLYKEVVRVLKADGMIYLSTPNRLSIINFISDPHWGTPIISILNRKLLRKYFIRYFRKSEFNRKDIPQLLSLKRLWNLFSDRFEIRIMTNFSVDELFRENKGIVWSDFHLSLINLLKRIKADKIVRRISNNNYGFVNKYLTPTFYLVMKKKCV, from the coding sequence ATGGAAATAATTAAAACTCTACCTGTTTGGTTGGATAAAACTCATCCCAATTTTATAAGATGGGAAAGAGCTCGCAATATTTCGGTTGAGCGAGGCAAATTTGTTAAGTTAATTCTTGAGCAGCATTGCGAACTTCGCAATTTAACGATTCTTGATCTTGGCAGTGGTGAAGGTGGAACTTCGAAAGTTTTATCTGATAATAATTTTGTCATTAGTACTGATATAAATCTTTTTCGGCTGAGAAGACAAAAAGAAAATTTCAGATTAAGAAAATCATTTCAGGCAAACGCAATCGAACTTCCATTCGCTGATTCAACTTTTGATTTAGTGATTATTCAGGATGTGATTGAACATATTGAAAATCTCCATCAGCTTTATAAAGAAGTAGTCAGAGTATTAAAAGCTGATGGGATGATTTATTTAAGTACTCCAAACCGACTTTCAATTATAAATTTTATTTCTGATCCTCATTGGGGAACTCCAATTATTTCAATTCTTAACAGAAAACTTTTAAGAAAATATTTTATCAGATATTTCAGGAAGTCTGAGTTTAACAGAAAAGACATTCCACAACTTCTCTCACTTAAAAGATTGTGGAATTTGTTTTCTGATAGATTTGAAATTAGAATAATGACTAATTTTTCAGTTGATGAATTATTCAGAGAAAACAAAGGAATTGTGTGGAGTGATTTTCATCTTAGTCTCATTAATTTACTGAAGCGAATTAAAGCTGATAAAATTGTTAGAAGAATAAGCAATAACAATTACGGATTTGTAAATAAATATCTTACTCCAACTTTCTACTTAGTAATGAAAAAGAAATGTGTTTAG
- a CDS encoding sialidase family protein — translation MNNNFKISLINLILIVLFSNILFSQNFVDIEKKWSKLEPDPNYRDFGKSEYNFQQADYIKRFYDINGGITVNPNFRILPSNNSTQSETSIDIHPLNDNILFASANATNWPYTTIYGTGVYWTLSGDTNWTGFNNPPFGTNSGDPAVVIGTNGYFYVGYIDNPGGQGIARSTDNGTTWTTYTVAPNPGSLADKNHLMIDKMVGSPYENRLYDVWTDFGGANDNDAVIKYSTNFGQNWSAAVNLSSSLNPGSHAQGVNVQTGPNGEVYVAFAIYDSWPGGEDAIGFAKSTDGGVTWTKSRIYGALTPNGNFNFGIRGNIKPTSIRVASFPSMAVDRSGGPNNGYIYITWPQRGVAPAGSDPDVVLIRSTDGGATWSSPVRVNDDALNNGKDQYFPWCTVDQSTGNLFVVFYDNRETTNDSSGVYMAVSYNGGISFTNFRVSDQNFRPKPIAGLAGGYQGDYIGVAAANNKAYPFWTDDRTGNYQAWITEVSVGPPCPVDPVSNPTPADGLTNVPISISQLSWTNGNGATQCEVWFGEAGNLSMIYDGPVISSIAVPGPLQYNKNYGWRVISKNDTCGVGGPFWSFRTELSPGTLFIEPFPDLANWTPVGPLGLTNWSVQSSNNAGGQNPSECRLTWTPSFNGASYLKSINITAPNNTQLDLILKHYLDWYANPSGVMGIAVTYDDGATYTPLWQLNNPTGNVGPETITTSFTTPPSDAANLKLALFYNGNSFNIDNWYVDDIELTYVIPVELTSFTAKAVNENVELIWNTATETNNQGFEIQRSNGGAFEVVGYVPGFGTTTEHKSYTFTDKNVKSWKIYIQTKTN, via the coding sequence ATGAATAATAACTTTAAAATATCGCTCATCAATCTTATACTTATTGTGTTATTTTCAAACATATTGTTTTCTCAAAATTTTGTAGATATAGAAAAAAAATGGTCGAAATTAGAACCTGATCCTAACTATAGAGATTTTGGAAAGTCTGAATATAATTTTCAACAAGCAGATTATATAAAAAGATTTTATGATATCAATGGTGGAATAACGGTAAATCCCAATTTTAGAATCTTACCTTCGAACAATTCAACGCAATCTGAAACTAGTATAGATATTCACCCCTTAAATGACAACATTCTTTTTGCTTCTGCAAATGCAACAAATTGGCCTTATACAACTATTTACGGTACCGGTGTTTATTGGACATTAAGTGGTGATACAAATTGGACTGGTTTTAATAATCCACCTTTCGGAACTAACTCAGGCGACCCCGCTGTTGTTATCGGCACTAACGGATATTTTTATGTTGGATATATTGATAATCCTGGTGGACAAGGTATTGCCCGTTCAACTGATAATGGAACTACCTGGACAACATACACCGTTGCACCAAATCCTGGTTCCTTAGCTGATAAAAATCATCTTATGATTGATAAAATGGTTGGTTCTCCATACGAGAACAGATTATATGATGTTTGGACTGACTTTGGTGGTGCAAATGATAATGATGCAGTAATAAAATACTCAACAAACTTCGGACAAAACTGGAGTGCGGCGGTTAATTTATCATCTTCATTAAATCCCGGCAGCCATGCACAAGGCGTTAATGTCCAGACAGGACCAAATGGAGAAGTTTATGTTGCTTTTGCAATTTATGATAGCTGGCCAGGTGGCGAAGATGCAATTGGCTTTGCTAAATCAACTGATGGCGGAGTTACCTGGACCAAATCAAGAATTTATGGTGCTTTAACTCCTAATGGCAATTTTAATTTTGGTATCAGAGGAAATATAAAACCCACATCAATCCGTGTTGCTTCATTTCCTTCAATGGCTGTTGACAGAAGCGGCGGACCAAATAACGGTTACATCTATATAACCTGGCCACAAAGAGGCGTTGCTCCTGCTGGCTCAGATCCCGATGTTGTTTTAATCCGATCAACTGATGGCGGAGCTACCTGGAGTTCGCCAGTAAGAGTTAATGATGATGCATTGAATAATGGTAAAGATCAGTATTTCCCCTGGTGTACTGTAGATCAGTCAACAGGAAATCTTTTTGTGGTTTTCTACGATAACAGAGAAACTACAAATGATAGTTCCGGTGTTTATATGGCTGTTTCATACAATGGCGGTATAAGCTTCACAAACTTCCGTGTTAGTGATCAAAACTTCAGACCCAAACCAATTGCTGGATTGGCTGGTGGTTATCAGGGCGATTATATTGGAGTAGCTGCTGCAAATAACAAAGCTTACCCATTCTGGACTGATGACAGAACAGGTAACTATCAGGCATGGATTACAGAAGTTTCTGTTGGTCCTCCTTGCCCGGTTGATCCTGTTAGTAATCCTACTCCGGCTGATGGATTGACGAATGTACCAATTAGTATTTCTCAACTTAGCTGGACAAATGGAAACGGTGCAACTCAGTGTGAGGTTTGGTTTGGTGAAGCAGGTAATCTATCAATGATTTATGATGGTCCGGTAATTTCTTCAATTGCAGTTCCAGGTCCATTACAGTACAATAAAAATTATGGATGGAGAGTAATAAGTAAAAACGATACCTGCGGTGTTGGTGGTCCATTCTGGTCTTTCAGAACCGAATTATCTCCCGGTACACTATTTATAGAACCATTCCCTGATTTAGCAAACTGGACACCTGTTGGTCCTCTTGGATTAACAAACTGGTCTGTTCAATCGAGCAACAACGCAGGCGGACAAAATCCATCTGAATGTCGTTTAACATGGACTCCATCATTTAACGGTGCTTCTTATCTTAAGTCTATAAATATTACTGCACCAAACAACACTCAATTGGATTTGATTCTAAAACATTATCTTGATTGGTATGCTAATCCAAGTGGTGTTATGGGAATTGCAGTTACTTATGATGATGGTGCAACTTACACTCCTTTATGGCAGTTGAATAATCCTACGGGAAATGTTGGACCAGAAACAATCACAACATCCTTTACTACACCCCCTTCAGATGCTGCAAATTTGAAGTTAGCATTATTCTATAATGGAAATTCATTCAATATTGATAACTGGTATGTTGATGATATCGAACTAACTTATGTTATTCCAGTTGAATTGACTTCATTTACTGCAAAAGCGGTTAATGAAAATGTTGAGCTTATTTGGAATACTGCTACTGAAACTAATAATCAGGGATTTGAAATTCAGAGGAGTAACGGCGGAGCTTTTGAAGTTGTTGGTTATGTTCCAGGATTTGGGACTACAACAGAACACAAATCCTACACCTTCACTGATAAGAATGTGAAATCATGGAAAATATACATACAGACTAAAACAAATTGA
- a CDS encoding thymidine kinase — protein sequence MEPHAIPNGTGWIEVIAGCMFSGKTEELIKRLKRAQIAKQKLKIFKPEIDIRYSSDSIVSHSEQSMPSALVKDSKEILTLSEDAQVIGIDEAQFFSNDLVDVCIELANKGKRVIVAGLDQDYRGIPFEPMPQLLAVAEYITKLHAICVVCGNPANKTQRKVAVKDRVVVGASDVYEARCRKCHYIPEES from the coding sequence ATGGAACCTCACGCAATACCTAACGGAACCGGTTGGATTGAAGTAATTGCCGGTTGTATGTTCTCAGGGAAAACAGAAGAATTAATAAAACGACTTAAGCGCGCGCAAATTGCCAAACAAAAGTTAAAAATCTTTAAACCAGAAATTGATATTCGATACTCCTCTGATTCAATTGTCTCGCACAGCGAGCAATCAATGCCATCTGCATTGGTTAAAGATTCAAAAGAAATTCTCACTCTTTCTGAAGATGCTCAGGTAATCGGAATTGATGAAGCTCAATTTTTTTCAAATGATTTGGTTGATGTTTGTATCGAGCTTGCAAATAAAGGTAAGCGAGTAATTGTTGCCGGACTTGATCAGGATTATCGTGGGATTCCTTTCGAACCAATGCCTCAATTATTAGCAGTTGCAGAATACATAACAAAGCTTCACGCTATTTGTGTTGTTTGTGGAAATCCCGCAAATAAAACTCAACGAAAAGTTGCAGTAAAAGACAGAGTTGTTGTCGGTGCTTCAGATGTTTATGAAGCACGATGCAGAAAATGTCATTACATTCCTGAAGAATCATAG